TGAGAGCCCTTCCGCAGATTATGTAAAGCAGTATGAAAATATTCCTGAGGACGGGGTGCTGGCCCGTTCAGACACAACTCATTAAGCAGGTAGAACAGCATGGTAAGAAAGAGAAAAGATCCATTTCGGAAAAAAATAAATAAACCAATCCAAAAAAAGCTGGTAGGCGCCTTTATGATCGCGATACTGGCTTTTGCAGTTTTGGTGATCCGGGTTACTTATATCAATGCCTCCAAGGGAGAGGAGTATACCAAGGTAGTTCTGGATCAGCAGCAGTATGACAGCCGTGTGATCCCATTTAAACGGGGAGATATCACGGACCGCAACGGAACGAAGCTGGCGTCCAGCGAGCGGGTCTATAATGTGATCCTGGATGTGAAGGCGATGCTGGACAAAGAAGAATATGCAGAACCAACCATCCAGGTGCTGCAGGAATGTTTCCAGATCGATGAAGAGACGGTGCGCGGTCTGATAGAAGAAAAGCCTTCCAGCCGGTATGAGATCCTGAAGAAAAATGTGGATTATAATACTGCCCGGAAGTTTCAGGAGATTGATAAGGATGATGAGAACTATCCCAATGTAAAAGGGATCTGGCTGGAGGAGGACTATATCCGGACTTATCCTTATGAGACCCTGGCCTGTGATGTGATCGGGTTTACTTCTGATGGAAATGTAGGGACCAACGGGATCGAAGCTTCCTATAATTCTATCCTCAACGGCACGGACGGCAGGGAATACGGCTATCAGGACGAGAGCGCATCCCTTGAGCGTACGGTAAAAGAACCGGAGAGCGGGAATACGGTGGTGTCTACCATCGACCTGCAGGTTCAGAGCGTAGTGGAGAAGTATGTTCTGGAATTTAACGAAGAACATAAGAATCAGGCAAGAACCGGGGAAGGAAGCGCCAATACGGCTGTGATGGTGATGAATCCCCAGAATGGGGAGATCCTGGCGGAAGCTTCTTACCCCAATTATGATCTGAATAATCCCAGAGACCTGACAAAGTATTACACAGAAAAAGAGATTGACGCAATGGACAGCGAGGGGAAATCAGAAGCCCTGAACACCTTGTGGAATAATTTCTGCGTCAATCAGGTATATGAGCCGGGATCTACATTTAAGCCTTTTACCGTCTCAGCAGGCCTGGAACTTGGAAAGCTGACGGGGGATGAGACTTATTACTGCGGCGGCAAGCTCCATGTGGGAGATTACGATATCCATTGTAATAACCGGAACGGCCACGGGACCCAGACTTTGCAGCAGGCTGTTGAGAATTCCTGCAACGTGGCGCTGATGGAGATCGGCCAGGAACTGGGAGTGGAAGATTTCACCCGTTATCAGGAAGAGTTTGGCTTTGGAAAACAGACAGGCATCGATCTGCCGGGAGAGCAGGAGGGCGT
This window of the Massilistercora timonensis genome carries:
- a CDS encoding penicillin-binding protein 2, producing MVRKRKDPFRKKINKPIQKKLVGAFMIAILAFAVLVIRVTYINASKGEEYTKVVLDQQQYDSRVIPFKRGDITDRNGTKLASSERVYNVILDVKAMLDKEEYAEPTIQVLQECFQIDEETVRGLIEEKPSSRYEILKKNVDYNTARKFQEIDKDDENYPNVKGIWLEEDYIRTYPYETLACDVIGFTSDGNVGTNGIEASYNSILNGTDGREYGYQDESASLERTVKEPESGNTVVSTIDLQVQSVVEKYVLEFNEEHKNQARTGEGSANTAVMVMNPQNGEILAEASYPNYDLNNPRDLTKYYTEKEIDAMDSEGKSEALNTLWNNFCVNQVYEPGSTFKPFTVSAGLELGKLTGDETYYCGGKLHVGDYDIHCNNRNGHGTQTLQQAVENSCNVALMEIGQELGVEDFTRYQEEFGFGKQTGIDLPGEQEGVLYTEENMDVTSLATNAFGQNFDVTMTQMAAGFCSLINGGEYYQPHVVKQIRDENGNVTENKEPVLLGRTVSEETSEIIREYMYSVVEEGTGASAAVEGYDIGGKTGTAEKHPRGKGNYLVSFIGYAPQKNPQVMVYVVIDEPNASIQSNSGFATAMAADIMEEILPYLGVEKIQEEE